The stretch of DNA GCATGATCAAGGACGGGCTGTGGTGCGGCACGTGCGACGTCCATATGGGCGTACACGCCGGCTACACGGCCACTAAGGCCGGCATCACGCGCGAGCAGCAGGATGCGTTCTCGGCGGCCTCGCATCGCAAGGCGGTCGCTGCACAGCAGGCGGGGAAATTCACGGCCGAGATCGTGCCGGTGGAAATCGCTGGTCGCAAGGGCCCGACGGTCATCAGCACCGATGAAGGCCCGCGCGCCGATACCACCGAAGAGTCGCTGGCCAAGTTGCGCCCGGCGTTTCCCGCGGCGGGTGTGGACAGCAGCACGCTCAGTGTCACGGCGGGCAACGCTTCAACGCTCAACGACGGTGCGGCGGCGGTAGTGGTCACGTCCGAGGGGTATGCGCGTCAACACGGGCTGACGATTCTCGCCCGCATCACCGGGTACGCCACCGGTGCCGGCGATCCGCGTGATCTGTTCTTCGCGCCCATCACGGCCGTGAAAAACCTGATGCACAAAACCGGCACGTCCATCAACGACTTCGATCTGATCGAGGCGAATGAGGCGTTCGCGTCGCAGGCGTTGGCCGATGGCGCGGGTCTGGGATGGGACGCCGACCGCGTCAACGTGCACGGCGGCGCCATTGCGCTGGGCCATCCCATCGGCGCCAGCGGCACGCGCGTGTTGGTCACCCTGCTACATGCCTTGGCCGATCGCCACCTGCGCACCGGACTGGTGACGCTCTGCCTGGGCGGTGGCGACGCAGTGGCGCTGTATGTGGAACGCGTCGGCTGACGCCGACCTGACACTGACAGCGAGCCCGGTGACCGTGCCGCGACCAGTCCGTCCGTTCGCGATCGAGCCCGACAAATGGCGCGCCCCTGCCGACGGGCCACGGTGGCTGTATGCGCAACCGGGACGATTGCGGGCCATCTGGCGACTGACGGCGTTCGGGTTGGCCTTACTGGTCTTTCAGCCGGTAACGGAATCGATCCTTGCGCCGCTGTTCGGCGTGATGTCGCGCGCCGTCGGTGAGCCGGTGGCGGCCTATCCGTGGATCACGCTCACCAGCGTCGTTGCCGCCCTCGTGCTTGCCCTCCGCGTGATCGACGAGGTGCCGTGGCGGGCCGCGGCGCTTGGAGAGGGCACCTGGCGTCCGCGCGTCTTGTTGTTCGGACTGCTGCTGGGGGCGGCCGCGATCACGTTCACCGTGGTGGCGCTGTGGGCCACCGGTAGCGCGCACATCCAGGCAGTGTCTGATAGCCTGGGCGCCGTCGGCACCGAATCGAATACGTGGGCGCCCAGTGCGCTGCGCGTCGCGATGGTGCTGGCGCCGGCGGCGCTGTGGGAAGAACTGGTGTTTCGCGGCTATTTGTGGTCGGTGGCAGAAGATGCGGGTGGCGTCGCCCTTGCCCGCTGGGCGACCGCGGTCGCGTTTGGAGCGGTTCATGTGCTCAATCCAGGCGCCGGCCTGTGGTCGACAGCTGTAGTGACCCTGGCCGGTTTCTGTCTTGGCGCCGTGCGTGAGCGTACCGGGAGTCTGGGCGCCGCGTGGCTGGCGCATTTCGCCTGGAATTGGGTGATGGCGGCGGTATTGCACGTGCCGGTAAGTGGTATGTCCTTTGAGATGCCTGGATATCGCACGGTCGTGCGCGGCGCGACCTGGTGGACGGGAGGCGAATGGGGACCGGAAGGCGGCGGGGCCGCATTGCTCGTCATGAGCGGCGCCCTGCTACTCTCCATGCAACCCGCGGGACTGAGACTTTTCCGAACGAGGAGCAGCGTGTGATGAGCGAGACGGTGAAAGCGGTGGCAGTGGTCGGTGCCGGACAGATGGGAAACGGGATTGCCCATGTGGTGGCGGCCAACGGTTACGCCGTCACCATGATCGATGTCAGCGCGGACGCCCTGTCGCGCGGCAAGGACACGATTGCCAAGAACCTCGATCGACAGGTGAAGAAAGGCGCGGTCAGCGCTGAGGCGGCCAGTGCGGCCCTGGCACGCATTCTCACCTCGACGGCGATGGACGACGTGTCCACGGCCGACCTCGTCATCGAAGCCGCCACCGAACGTGCCGATCTCAAGTTCCGCATCTTCGAAGACCTCGACCGACTGGCGCCGGCGGGGGCCATTCTTGCCACCAATACCAGCTCGATTGCCATCACCGAAATTGCCGGACACACCAAGCGCCCGGAACTCGTGATTGGCATGCACTTCATGAATCCGGTGCCGGTCATGCAACTGGTGGAGGTCATTCGCGGTCTGGCCACCAGCGACGAGACGACGCAGCGCGTGATGACGCTGGCCAAGGCACTCGGCAAGACGCCGGTGGAGGTGAATGACTATCCGGGGTTCGTGGCCAACCGGATTCTCATGCCGATGATCAACGAAGCCATTTACTGTGTCATGGAAGGCGTTGGCACGCCTGAAGCAATCGATACCGTGATGAAGCTGGGCATGAATCATCCCATGGGTCCGCTGGCGTTGGCGGATTTCATCGGGCTCGACACCTGTCTCGCCATTCTGAATGTGCTGCACGACGGACTGGGCGATCCCAAGTACCGTCCGTGCCCGTTGTTGCGGAAATACGTGGCGGCCGGTTGGTACGGCAAGAAGTCCGGCCGCGGTTTCTACGCGTACTGAGCGCATCATGGGCCTTCTCGCGCTCAACGACACGCAGCAGGAAATCCGGCAGTTGGCGCGCGCGTATGCGCAGCGCGAACTCGCGCCATTGGCGGGTGAGCGGGATCGGGATGAGCGCTTCGATCGCACCATGGTATCGCAAATGGCGGCGCTGGGGTTCTTCGGCATGCTCACACCGGAGCGTTTCGACGGGCTCGCGCTGGATGCGCAGAGTTACCTGCTGGCTCTCGAGGAAATCGCCGTCGCCGATGCGTCCGCGGCGGTGCTGTTGAGCGTGCACAACTCGCTGCCGACGCAGATGATCCTCAACTTCGGCGACGCGGCGCAGCAGCAGCAGTTTCTGCCGCCGATGGCCCGCGGCGAATGGCTGGGCGCGTTTGCGTTGTCCGAACCGGAGGCCGGATCGGACGCGGCGTCGCTGCGTTGTCAGGCCGTGCGTGACGGGGACGAGTGGGTGCTCACCGGTACCAAGGCGTGGGTATCGCACGGCAACGAAGCGGGCGTGATCCTGTGCATGGCGCGCACGGATACGTCCGAGGCGCGCCGCGGTGCAAAGGGCATCTCCACGTTCATTCTCACGCCCGACCTGCCCGGATTTCACGTGGGCAAGAAGGAGTCCAAGATGGGACTCCGCGCATCGCCCACCGTGCAGATCAATCTCGACGGGTGCCGTGTACCGGCCAGTCGACTGCTTGGGGTCGCCGGCCAGGGATTCATCTATGCGCTGGGCTCACTCGATCACGGTCGTCTGGGAATCGCGGCGCAAGCCATCGGCATTGCGCGCGCCGCGCTGGAAGCCAGCGTCCGGTATGCCGCTGAGCGCAAGCAGTTCGGCAAGGCGATCGCCGAGTTCCAGGCCATTCAGTTCAAGATCGCCGATATGGCGACCCGCATTACCGCCGCGCGCACGTTGTTGCACGCCGCCGCCGCGGCCAAGGAGCGTGGTGAGAGCATCACCCGCTTCAGTTCCATGGCGAAGTTGTTCGCCACCGAAACCGCCATGTGGGTTACGACGCAAGCCATCCAGATCTTCGGCGGCTACGGCTACGTGACCGACTATCCCGTTGAACGCTTCTTCCGCGACGCCAAGGTGACGGAAATCTACGAGGGCACCTCGGAGATTCAGCGCATCGTGATTTCGCGGGAATCGTTGGCCGCTGCGGCGGCCGCCGACGGATCTCTCTCAGACTGAGCCACGACTCCATGCGCTACTTTGATACGATCGCCGAGATGGGTCACGAGCAGGTGGTCTTCTGCCACGACAAGGCGTCGGGTTATCGCGGCATCATCGCGATTCACGACACCACGTTGGGTCCCGCGTTGGGCGGATGCCGATTCTGGAACTACGCGACCGACGAGGACGCGGCCATCGATGCGCTGCGCCTCTCGCGTGGCATGACCTACAAGAACGCGGTGGCCGGCCTGAATCTGGGCGGCGGCAAGTCCGTGATCATCGGCGACAACACCACCACCAATCGCGAGATGATTTTCCGGGCCCACGGGCGCTTTGTCGATTCGCTGGGCGGGCGGTACGTCACGGCGGAGGATGTCGGCACGCATGTCGAGGACATGGACTTCGTGCACATGGAGACCAAGTTCGTCACGGGCATTGGCTCCAAGTCTGGCGATCCCTCGTCGGTGACGGCGCACGGCGTGTTCCGCGCCATTCAGGCGTCGGCGTTCGAGCGCTGGGGCGGCGATTCGCTGGAGGGGCGCACGGTGGCCATTCAGGGGCTGGGACATGTCGGCCATCACCTCGCCAACGAACTGCACACGGCCGGCGCGAAACTCATCGTCACCGACATTGATGCCGGTCGCATTCAACGCGTCGTCGAGTCGACCGGGGCCACGGTGGTGCCCTTGAAGGACATCTACAGCGTTTCGGCGGATATCTTCACGCCCTGCGCGCTGGGCGGCATTCTCAACGACGACACGATTCCGCAACTCAAGGTCGAGATCGTCGCCGGTGCCGCGAACAATCAACTGCTGGAAGACCGTCACGGAGACGCGTTGCAGGCGCGCGGCATTCTCTATGCGCCCGATTATGTGGCCAATGCCGGCGGGGTCATCAACGTGTACAGCGAACTGACCGGCTGGAGCCGTGAACGCTCACTGCGCAAGGCGGACGAGATCTATACCACCGTGCTCAGCGTCTTCCGACTGGCCAAGGACACGGGCATTCCAACGTACAAGGCGGCGGACCGCGTCGCCGAGCAGCGCATCCACGCGGTGCGCGGTATGATCAGGACGTGGCCGCAGTATCCCAACCGCGAGGGGTGATCATGGTGGAAGTCGCACGTCCCGGGGAGCGCATTCCCATTGCGTCCGATCATGCGGGATTCGAACTCAAGGAGCGCCTGCGTGTCACGCTGGCGGAAATGGGTTTCGACGTCCAGGACATCGGAACGCACAGCACCGCCAGTACGGACTACCCGGACTACGCGCATCCGCTGGCCGAGGAAGTGTCGTCGGGTGAAGTCTCGCGCGGCGTACTGCTGTGCGGGACGGGGCTTGGCATGTCGTATGTGGCCAATCGGTATCCCGGGGTGCGCGCCGCCGTGGCGTGGACTCCGGAAATCGCCTCGCTGGCGCGCAAGCACAACGACGCCAACGTGCTGGTGCTGCCCGCACGATTCGTTTCCGACGAAGATGCCATCGCCATTCTTCGCACCTGGCTGTCCACCGCGTTTGAAGGCGGTCGGCACGGCACGCGCGTCGACAAAATCGAACGAGACCCCGAAATGATGGAGCACGACGCATGACCGCGAACGCCACGTTCTCCGCAGGGGCCAGTGCCGCGTGGCATCACTGGGATCGCCTGCCGCCGGGCGAGGCGCTCGCGGCGGCCGACCCGGTCGTTGCGCACCTCATCGAAGAAGAGATCCAGCGTCAGAGTGACGGCATTGAACTCATCGCCAGCGAAAATTTCGTGTCGCCGGCCGTCATGGAGGCGATGGGCTCGCCACTCACCAACAAGTACGCCGAAGGACTGCCCGGCAAGCGCTACTATGGCGGCTGCGAGGTGGTCGACAAGGTCGAGCAGTTGGCCATCGATCGCGTCAAGCAGCTCTTTGGCGCGGAGCATGCCAACGTGCAGGCGCACAGCGGGGCGTCGGCCAACGCTGCCGTGTTTCTGGCGTTTCTCAAACCCGGGGACACGTTCCTGGGCATGGGCCTGTCGCAGGGCGGGCATTTGACGCACGGATCGCCGGTGAACTTCTCCGGACTGCTGTACAAAGCAGTGTCGTACGGTGTCACCGACGACGGCATCATCGACTACGATGCCATGCGTGCCGCCGCGCGCACCCACCGGCCGAAGATGATCATCGCCGGATATAGCGCGTATTCACGCACCATCGATTGGCAGGCGTTTGCCGATGTGGCGAAGGAAGTCGGCGCGCTCTTCATGGTGGATATGGCGCATTTCGCGGGGCTGGCCGCCACCGGCGTGTATCCGTCGCCCGTGCCCTATGCCGATGTCGTGACCAGCACCACGCACAAGACGCTGCGGGGGCCGCGTGGCGGCATCATCCTGTGCAAGGCCGAGCACGCCAAGGCGGTCGACAAGGCCACGTTCCCCGGCATGCAGGGCGGGCCGCTCGAACATGTCATCGCGGCCAAGGCGGTCGCGTTTCATGAGGCGCTGCAACCGTCGTTTTCCGTGTACTGCCGACAGGTGGTGGACAACGCGCGGACGTTGTCGGCGGCGCTGACGACACGCGGGTATCACATTGTGTCCGGTGGCACGGACAATCACTTGATGCTCGTGGATTTGCGCAACAAGGGACTGACGGGCAAGGTGGCGGAGAAGCTGTTGGATCTCGCCGGTATCACCGTGAACAAGAATACGGTGCCGAAGGAGACGCAATCACCGTTTGTGACCAGCGGCATTCGTATCGGCACACCCGCGGTCACGACACGCGGCATGGGTGCGGAAGCGATGGAACGTATCGCGATCCTCATCGATCGCGTGCTGTCGGCACCGGATGACACTGCGGTGCCGACGGCGGCCAAGGCCGATGTCAAGGCGCTGGCCGACGAGTATCCGCTGTATCGGGCAGTCTGATCGTCAACGCGGGCTATTGTGTCGGGCCGCCGGCGCCTGCATCATTTAATCTTCCGAGGGCGTTGCAGACGCGAACGATCGCGCGTCCTTGGGTGATGCATCGTATTCCAATTCCGGGTATCGAGGATCGACGTAGTGGCTGAGCTGGCGTTCCGAGATGGCATCATGGATCAGATTCGTCTGCGCGAGCAGCCGTTTTGACGAGCGCGCCTATCTGTTCCTGCTGGCAGCGCTGGAACACTGTCAGGCGGAACTGACGGAGCGGCGGCATATCACCGGCCCGGAGCTCGCCCATGCCTGTCGCGAGCTGGCGCTGCAACGCTTTGGCGTCACCGCGCGAATCGTGCTCGAGCACTGGGGCGTGTGCAGTACCAGCGATATCGGCGACATCGTGTTCACGCTGGTCGATACCGGGCTGCTGGTCAGTCAGCCTCAGGATTCGCGCGACGATTTCTACGGCGTGTTCGATTTCGCCGATGCGTTCGAGCGTGAATATCCCTGGAGTACCGCGCACGTCTGATCGCGGGCATCCGCTGCGCGTCACCACGGCGCAGCAGGCCGCCGCGCGCGACCGCGCGGCCATCGCCGCGGGAGTCCCCGCGTTCACGCTCATGCTGCAGGCCGGCACGCAGTCGGCGGCGGTCATCCTGCGTGACTTCGCCGATCGTCTGGCGGATGGCGTCGTGGTGTTTGCCGGTCCCGGCAACAATGGTGGTGATGCCTACATCGTCGCGGCGCAGCTGACGCGGGCCGGTGTGCCCGTGCGCCTGGTGGTCGCGGCACCGCCGCGCACTGACGATGCCCGTCGTGCGGCCGACATCGCGGCGCGCGCGCTTGGCACACAGCGGGCCGAGCATCGCACCGGCCGGAACGAACAGGTCGCGGTTGACGGTTTGCTGGGCACGGGGCATCGCGGCGCACTGCGCGACGTCATCGCAACGGTGGCGGAGGCGCTGGCCGAATGTCATGCGCGAGGCGCGATGGTGGTGGCGCTGGATGTGCCATCGGGGATGGACGCCACGACCGGCGAGTGCGCGCGCGGGTCGGTCGCGGCACAGATCACGGTGACGTATGGCACCGTCAAGCGCGGCCTGCTTCGCTCGCGCGCGCACGCGGGTCGCGTCGTGCTGCTGGATATCGGGCTGGGCGCGCAGGTCGCGCTGGACGACTCGGCGTGGTGCCTCGCCAGCGCGTCGTCGTTGGCCGACACACTCCCGACCATTGCCTGGGATGCGCACAAGCGCACGCGAGGCCATCTCGCGCTGATTGGCGGGAGCGTTGGTATGGCGGGCGCTATCGTGCTGGCCACTCGCGCCGCACTGGCCTCGGGCATTGGTCTCGCGCGGGCCTGGGTGGAAGCGCCCGGCGTGCCCGCGTTGCAGCAAGGCGTTCCCCAGGCGATCGCGAACGCATGGGGTGATTCGACGACGTCACCCGGGCCGTGGGGCGACGCACTGGCCATCGGTCCGGGCCTTGGTCGGACCGACACGTCACGGTCCGTCATGCGTGAGGCGCTCCATCGGCATCCCGGCGCACCCGTCGTACTCGATGCGGACGCCCTGACACTGGTCGCGGGCGATGGCGATGAAGACGCGGCACAGCGACTGAGGCACTGGTGCGGCGACACGCGCGACGTGGTGTGCACGCCGCACCCCGGCGAGTTCGCCAGATTGCTGGGCAAGCCGGTGGCGGATGATTGGGAGCAGCGCGCCGAAGACGTGCGGGACTTCGCGGTGCGGTCGGGCGCAACGGTGCTGCTCAAGGGAACCCCCACCCTCATTGCGACGCCGGACGGCGCGCCGATAGTCGTCATGCCACGCGGATCGGCCGTGCTGGCCACCGGTGGCAGTGGCGATGTGCTCACCGGTATCATCGGCACGCTGCTGGCGCAGGGCGCTGGCACGGCGAGCGCGGCACTGCTCGGTGCCACGGCACATGCGTGGGCCGCAGAACGGACGGGCCAGCGCGGGATACGGGGGTGCACATTGGACGATGTGCTGCGGGAGCTGCCTGCTGCGTGGCGCGAGATCTCACATCCGGCCACCTTTCCTCCAGGAGTGCTGGCTGAGCTTCCCGCGCCTGAGTAACCGAGTGGCTGTCCATCATCTGTTTCGTGGTGTCATCCTGCTGGTGGTCGGCGCGACGTCGAGCCTGCTCAGCACGTCGTGCGCGTCTGTGGGCACCGGTGGCAGCGCGAGCGGGAGCGACACCTTTGGACGTCGCGATGAACGCCGGCTCATTGGCAGCTATGCCGACGTGCGAGCAGTGGGCGTGTCGCGCCGCTATGTGTTCACCGCGACGGCCAGCGGGATCGGCGTATACGATCGACTGTTCAACACCTGGCTGCCGCCCGTGTCACGCGAAACGGGACTCATCGAAGCGCTGATCACCTTCATGGCCGGCGATCCGGTGGAAGACGCGGTGTGGCTTGGCGTGCCCGGCGCGGTGCTGATGTATCGACCGCAAAGCGAACAGTTGCAGCGGACCATGATCACCGGCGTGCCGGACTACCTCCTGTTTGATCGCGGCATCAACGGCGACGTCTTCGTGCGCGCGGGCGGCCAGTGGACGCGCGTCTCGCGCATCGGCCTTGCAACGCCGGTGGCTGGCCCGCCGGAGGTTAACCAGCGCGCTGCGCCGCGCACGCTCAGCGATGTCTATACCCTGTATCCGGGACTGC from Gemmatimonadaceae bacterium encodes:
- a CDS encoding acetyl-CoA C-acetyltransferase, with product MTELSRQPVIVGAARTPIGRYLGGLSPLSAPELGAIAIRAALQRSGVAADQVQEVIMGHVLQGGTGQAPGRQAMLKAGIPSSVSAVTINKVCGSGLKAVMLAAQAIKAGDAQVIIAGGQESMSNAPHYVYGMRGGVKIGDQTMVDGMIKDGLWCGTCDVHMGVHAGYTATKAGITREQQDAFSAASHRKAVAAQQAGKFTAEIVPVEIAGRKGPTVISTDEGPRADTTEESLAKLRPAFPAAGVDSSTLSVTAGNASTLNDGAAAVVVTSEGYARQHGLTILARITGYATGAGDPRDLFFAPITAVKNLMHKTGTSINDFDLIEANEAFASQALADGAGLGWDADRVNVHGGAIALGHPIGASGTRVLVTLLHALADRHLRTGLVTLCLGGGDAVALYVERVG
- a CDS encoding CPBP family intramembrane metalloprotease, which translates into the protein MWNASADADLTLTASPVTVPRPVRPFAIEPDKWRAPADGPRWLYAQPGRLRAIWRLTAFGLALLVFQPVTESILAPLFGVMSRAVGEPVAAYPWITLTSVVAALVLALRVIDEVPWRAAALGEGTWRPRVLLFGLLLGAAAITFTVVALWATGSAHIQAVSDSLGAVGTESNTWAPSALRVAMVLAPAALWEELVFRGYLWSVAEDAGGVALARWATAVAFGAVHVLNPGAGLWSTAVVTLAGFCLGAVRERTGSLGAAWLAHFAWNWVMAAVLHVPVSGMSFEMPGYRTVVRGATWWTGGEWGPEGGGAALLVMSGALLLSMQPAGLRLFRTRSSV
- a CDS encoding 3-hydroxybutyryl-CoA dehydrogenase, whose protein sequence is MSETVKAVAVVGAGQMGNGIAHVVAANGYAVTMIDVSADALSRGKDTIAKNLDRQVKKGAVSAEAASAALARILTSTAMDDVSTADLVIEAATERADLKFRIFEDLDRLAPAGAILATNTSSIAITEIAGHTKRPELVIGMHFMNPVPVMQLVEVIRGLATSDETTQRVMTLAKALGKTPVEVNDYPGFVANRILMPMINEAIYCVMEGVGTPEAIDTVMKLGMNHPMGPLALADFIGLDTCLAILNVLHDGLGDPKYRPCPLLRKYVAAGWYGKKSGRGFYAY
- a CDS encoding acyl-CoA dehydrogenase family protein: MGLLALNDTQQEIRQLARAYAQRELAPLAGERDRDERFDRTMVSQMAALGFFGMLTPERFDGLALDAQSYLLALEEIAVADASAAVLLSVHNSLPTQMILNFGDAAQQQQFLPPMARGEWLGAFALSEPEAGSDAASLRCQAVRDGDEWVLTGTKAWVSHGNEAGVILCMARTDTSEARRGAKGISTFILTPDLPGFHVGKKESKMGLRASPTVQINLDGCRVPASRLLGVAGQGFIYALGSLDHGRLGIAAQAIGIARAALEASVRYAAERKQFGKAIAEFQAIQFKIADMATRITAARTLLHAAAAAKERGESITRFSSMAKLFATETAMWVTTQAIQIFGGYGYVTDYPVERFFRDAKVTEIYEGTSEIQRIVISRESLAAAAAADGSLSD
- a CDS encoding Glu/Leu/Phe/Val dehydrogenase — translated: MRYFDTIAEMGHEQVVFCHDKASGYRGIIAIHDTTLGPALGGCRFWNYATDEDAAIDALRLSRGMTYKNAVAGLNLGGGKSVIIGDNTTTNREMIFRAHGRFVDSLGGRYVTAEDVGTHVEDMDFVHMETKFVTGIGSKSGDPSSVTAHGVFRAIQASAFERWGGDSLEGRTVAIQGLGHVGHHLANELHTAGAKLIVTDIDAGRIQRVVESTGATVVPLKDIYSVSADIFTPCALGGILNDDTIPQLKVEIVAGAANNQLLEDRHGDALQARGILYAPDYVANAGGVINVYSELTGWSRERSLRKADEIYTTVLSVFRLAKDTGIPTYKAADRVAEQRIHAVRGMIRTWPQYPNREG
- the rpiB gene encoding ribose 5-phosphate isomerase B, translated to MVEVARPGERIPIASDHAGFELKERLRVTLAEMGFDVQDIGTHSTASTDYPDYAHPLAEEVSSGEVSRGVLLCGTGLGMSYVANRYPGVRAAVAWTPEIASLARKHNDANVLVLPARFVSDEDAIAILRTWLSTAFEGGRHGTRVDKIERDPEMMEHDA
- a CDS encoding serine hydroxymethyltransferase, which encodes MTANATFSAGASAAWHHWDRLPPGEALAAADPVVAHLIEEEIQRQSDGIELIASENFVSPAVMEAMGSPLTNKYAEGLPGKRYYGGCEVVDKVEQLAIDRVKQLFGAEHANVQAHSGASANAAVFLAFLKPGDTFLGMGLSQGGHLTHGSPVNFSGLLYKAVSYGVTDDGIIDYDAMRAAARTHRPKMIIAGYSAYSRTIDWQAFADVAKEVGALFMVDMAHFAGLAATGVYPSPVPYADVVTSTTHKTLRGPRGGIILCKAEHAKAVDKATFPGMQGGPLEHVIAAKAVAFHEALQPSFSVYCRQVVDNARTLSAALTTRGYHIVSGGTDNHLMLVDLRNKGLTGKVAEKLLDLAGITVNKNTVPKETQSPFVTSGIRIGTPAVTTRGMGAEAMERIAILIDRVLSAPDDTAVPTAAKADVKALADEYPLYRAV
- a CDS encoding NAD(P)H-hydrate dehydratase; its protein translation is MNIPGVPRTSDRGHPLRVTTAQQAAARDRAAIAAGVPAFTLMLQAGTQSAAVILRDFADRLADGVVVFAGPGNNGGDAYIVAAQLTRAGVPVRLVVAAPPRTDDARRAADIAARALGTQRAEHRTGRNEQVAVDGLLGTGHRGALRDVIATVAEALAECHARGAMVVALDVPSGMDATTGECARGSVAAQITVTYGTVKRGLLRSRAHAGRVVLLDIGLGAQVALDDSAWCLASASSLADTLPTIAWDAHKRTRGHLALIGGSVGMAGAIVLATRAALASGIGLARAWVEAPGVPALQQGVPQAIANAWGDSTTSPGPWGDALAIGPGLGRTDTSRSVMREALHRHPGAPVVLDADALTLVAGDGDEDAAQRLRHWCGDTRDVVCTPHPGEFARLLGKPVADDWEQRAEDVRDFAVRSGATVLLKGTPTLIATPDGAPIVVMPRGSAVLATGGSGDVLTGIIGTLLAQGAGTASAALLGATAHAWAAERTGQRGIRGCTLDDVLRELPAAWREISHPATFPPGVLAELPAPE